One window of the Sparus aurata chromosome 17, fSpaAur1.1, whole genome shotgun sequence genome contains the following:
- the LOC115567574 gene encoding zinc finger protein 79 isoform X2 yields the protein MDKDKSSDIHAQCSWMEMHQFIGELITSGNTSKDQPDVLNAAWGVTAASAGGVVGGGAGGVASLEALQQPRPAQNKSEAQPGRQMPPGASQRKGEAGDRREDVHYACTCPGCPYSTYSLRPHLSDTEPSSSSTTTTPELETRTSSRPQREEAGRGSRSPDHNLDAPPSRASLSHLSMFPCLCCHRSLQACTQILSQQEGTDSPFSHTHAHHHFHHHHCPITSCLPCPQLPGSFPCLSCQHSLPACTQECRHQHRHTQQPEERGRASMLSLHPCMHCSASFPRPSQLLQHQRSEHAHKPSGFLCTECGRAFNSHSNLRIHLNVHTGARPYTCSDCGKSFSQSGALKIHRRIHTGERPYSCGFCGRGFPHLAGVRAHQRTHTGEKPYRCGQCGKCFTQSGALKIHTRIHTGERPFICSLCGKGFSNRSGIRFHYRTVHGLNPEYAGEAGAGGASQGPAGRGYPLGRPRTFPPTGAGLNTANSTESTSHAALSVRDSPASSSLVLLESKSQSEGANPGGSREGLLYACEDCGLRFKDAPSRNRHQTLMHYSSEGREEEEEEEEGQRKELSTTERVGKSTL from the exons ATGGACAAAGACAAGAGCAGCGACATT CATGCTCAGTGCTCCTGGATGGAGATGCACCAGTTCATTGGAGAGCTTATCACATCTGGAAACACCTCAAAGGATCAGCCAGATGTGCTGAACGCAGCGTGGGGCGTGACTGCTGCTTCTGCTGGTGGCGTagttggtggtggtgctggtggtgtaGCGTCACTCGAAGCTCTGCAACAGCCTCGACCTGCCCAAAACAAGTCTGAGGCACAGCCTGGCAGACAGATGCCGCCCGGGGCATCGCAGAGGAAGGGAGAGGCCGGAGACAGGAGGGAAG ATGTGCATTATGCCTGCACCTGCCCTGGCTGCCCTTACTCCACGTACTCCTTACGCCCCCACTTATCGGACACGGagccgagcagcagcagcaccaccaccacgcCTGAGCTGGAGACCAGGACGTCCAGCCGACCgcagagggaggaggcaggCAGAGGGAGTCGGAGCCCGGACCACAACCTGGACGCTCCTCCCTCCAGAGCGTCCCTGTCCCACCTCTCCATGTTTCCCTGCTTGTGTTGCCACCGCAGCCTCCAAGCCTGCACCCAGATCCTGAGCCAGCAGGAGGGCACGGACTCCCCGTTCTCTCACACCCACGCCCATCATCacttccaccaccaccactgtcCCATCACCTCGTGTCTGCCCTGCCCTCAGCTCCCGGGCTCTTTTCCCTGCCTGTCCTGCCAGCACTCCCTGCCTGCCTGTACTCAGGAGTGCCGCcaccagcacagacacacacagcagccagagGAGAGAGGCAGGGCAAGCATGCTGTCGCTACACCCCTGCATGCACTGCTCCGCCTCTTTCCCCAGACCGtcccagctgctgcagcaccagCGCTCCGAGCACGCGCACAAGCCGTCGGGCTTCCTGTGCACGGAGTGCGGCAGGGCCTTCAACTCGCACAGCAACCTCCGCATCCACCTCAACGTGCACACCGGCGCCCGGCCCTACACCTGCTCTGACTGCGGGAAGAGTTTCAGCCAGTCCGGCGCTCTGAAGATCCACAGGCGCATCCACACAGGAGAAAGGCCGTATTCCTGCGGGTTCTGCGGCAGGGGGTTTCCACACCTGGCTGGGGTCAGGGCCCATCAGAGGacccacacaggagagaaaccctaCCGCTGCGGCCAGTGTGGGAAATGTTTCACCCAGTCAGGTGCTCTGAAGATCCACACCCGcatccacacaggagagaggcCCTTTATCTGCAGCCTCTGTGGGAAAGGCTTCTCCAACCGCTCCGGGATCCGCTTCCACTACCGCACAGTCCACGGACTGAACCCTGAATACGCTGGAGAAGCAGGAGCAGGGGGTGCATCTCAGGGACCAGCAGGCCGCGGTTATCCTCTCGGGCGTCCCAGGACTTTTCCTCCAACAGGCGCTGGGTTAAACACAGCCAACAGCACGGAAAGCACCTCACATGCTGCTCTGAGTGTCAGAGATTCTCCCGCGTCATCCTCCTTGGTTCTGCTTGAGAGCAAATCTCAGTCAGAGGGCGCAAACCCAGGCGGCAGCAGAGAGGGGCTTCTGTATGCATGTGAAGACTGCGGGCTGCGTTTTAAGGATGCTCCGTCCAGGAACAGACACCAGACTCTGATGCACTACTCCtctgaggggagagaggaggaggaggaggaggaagaggggcaGAGGAAAGAGTTAAGCACAACTGAGAGGGTTGGAAAAAGCACTCTATGA
- the LOC115567574 gene encoding zinc finger protein 79 isoform X1 — MRSDSHNGACMSLQHAQCSWMEMHQFIGELITSGNTSKDQPDVLNAAWGVTAASAGGVVGGGAGGVASLEALQQPRPAQNKSEAQPGRQMPPGASQRKGEAGDRREDVHYACTCPGCPYSTYSLRPHLSDTEPSSSSTTTTPELETRTSSRPQREEAGRGSRSPDHNLDAPPSRASLSHLSMFPCLCCHRSLQACTQILSQQEGTDSPFSHTHAHHHFHHHHCPITSCLPCPQLPGSFPCLSCQHSLPACTQECRHQHRHTQQPEERGRASMLSLHPCMHCSASFPRPSQLLQHQRSEHAHKPSGFLCTECGRAFNSHSNLRIHLNVHTGARPYTCSDCGKSFSQSGALKIHRRIHTGERPYSCGFCGRGFPHLAGVRAHQRTHTGEKPYRCGQCGKCFTQSGALKIHTRIHTGERPFICSLCGKGFSNRSGIRFHYRTVHGLNPEYAGEAGAGGASQGPAGRGYPLGRPRTFPPTGAGLNTANSTESTSHAALSVRDSPASSSLVLLESKSQSEGANPGGSREGLLYACEDCGLRFKDAPSRNRHQTLMHYSSEGREEEEEEEEGQRKELSTTERVGKSTL; from the exons ATGCGATCAGACTCTCATAACGGTGCCTGTATGTCCTTGCAGCATGCTCAGTGCTCCTGGATGGAGATGCACCAGTTCATTGGAGAGCTTATCACATCTGGAAACACCTCAAAGGATCAGCCAGATGTGCTGAACGCAGCGTGGGGCGTGACTGCTGCTTCTGCTGGTGGCGTagttggtggtggtgctggtggtgtaGCGTCACTCGAAGCTCTGCAACAGCCTCGACCTGCCCAAAACAAGTCTGAGGCACAGCCTGGCAGACAGATGCCGCCCGGGGCATCGCAGAGGAAGGGAGAGGCCGGAGACAGGAGGGAAG ATGTGCATTATGCCTGCACCTGCCCTGGCTGCCCTTACTCCACGTACTCCTTACGCCCCCACTTATCGGACACGGagccgagcagcagcagcaccaccaccacgcCTGAGCTGGAGACCAGGACGTCCAGCCGACCgcagagggaggaggcaggCAGAGGGAGTCGGAGCCCGGACCACAACCTGGACGCTCCTCCCTCCAGAGCGTCCCTGTCCCACCTCTCCATGTTTCCCTGCTTGTGTTGCCACCGCAGCCTCCAAGCCTGCACCCAGATCCTGAGCCAGCAGGAGGGCACGGACTCCCCGTTCTCTCACACCCACGCCCATCATCacttccaccaccaccactgtcCCATCACCTCGTGTCTGCCCTGCCCTCAGCTCCCGGGCTCTTTTCCCTGCCTGTCCTGCCAGCACTCCCTGCCTGCCTGTACTCAGGAGTGCCGCcaccagcacagacacacacagcagccagagGAGAGAGGCAGGGCAAGCATGCTGTCGCTACACCCCTGCATGCACTGCTCCGCCTCTTTCCCCAGACCGtcccagctgctgcagcaccagCGCTCCGAGCACGCGCACAAGCCGTCGGGCTTCCTGTGCACGGAGTGCGGCAGGGCCTTCAACTCGCACAGCAACCTCCGCATCCACCTCAACGTGCACACCGGCGCCCGGCCCTACACCTGCTCTGACTGCGGGAAGAGTTTCAGCCAGTCCGGCGCTCTGAAGATCCACAGGCGCATCCACACAGGAGAAAGGCCGTATTCCTGCGGGTTCTGCGGCAGGGGGTTTCCACACCTGGCTGGGGTCAGGGCCCATCAGAGGacccacacaggagagaaaccctaCCGCTGCGGCCAGTGTGGGAAATGTTTCACCCAGTCAGGTGCTCTGAAGATCCACACCCGcatccacacaggagagaggcCCTTTATCTGCAGCCTCTGTGGGAAAGGCTTCTCCAACCGCTCCGGGATCCGCTTCCACTACCGCACAGTCCACGGACTGAACCCTGAATACGCTGGAGAAGCAGGAGCAGGGGGTGCATCTCAGGGACCAGCAGGCCGCGGTTATCCTCTCGGGCGTCCCAGGACTTTTCCTCCAACAGGCGCTGGGTTAAACACAGCCAACAGCACGGAAAGCACCTCACATGCTGCTCTGAGTGTCAGAGATTCTCCCGCGTCATCCTCCTTGGTTCTGCTTGAGAGCAAATCTCAGTCAGAGGGCGCAAACCCAGGCGGCAGCAGAGAGGGGCTTCTGTATGCATGTGAAGACTGCGGGCTGCGTTTTAAGGATGCTCCGTCCAGGAACAGACACCAGACTCTGATGCACTACTCCtctgaggggagagaggaggaggaggaggaggaagaggggcaGAGGAAAGAGTTAAGCACAACTGAGAGGGTTGGAAAAAGCACTCTATGA
- the LOC115567979 gene encoding zinc finger protein 2 homolog, translated as MSIEYTIDIQLTELGFPDILPTSNIETGCCKPLNSAQSLQDEQANRETAHDEPSEPSAHDVTAGDDTTDPPQLITEQDNKGKKHGDTAQEEEDDSDDSDVSEMYEEEEVDEDHEDEEGLNNDLGDSRCSVCDLQLPSKFKLQDHMNLHTGARPYCCAECGKRFCQNYNYRVHLRTHAQIKQDRLRCRVCLKCFVSQDDLTNHLSRTHLEDEFYECDLCKRVFTNLKECEYHVQLHKDLMYIACDKCGRNFSCQKSLIRHQKKTCFNSFKCTDCTKIFTNKNALLKHSFSHLGLLPYTCMRCHRHFRLAKLYRQHKCEPQRIHCVACLREFLSQEDFQQHKKDTGCWGNQEPKGDEIRCLECGQRFVTTEELKKHAGAHQRVLKCAECGKGFRSALLLMSHMGGHAGNAPCLCQSCGLGFPHQQSYDSHLKTCGQTPQPASAPKKRPAPKSSPPEAKRLKANPDSATPTNIVTKPAAPVNDSSSPGPVTEAESAGSSPADGLWKLTLDKQPPPGVNLVLLVPICPTQSNGLTLPSAVSPTLPGSTVQFQPQHLGANAALAAPLDAPLDLVTGIKWDPEYDAPLDLSRKCNSSKSAVGDIPLLPVKSEPEDCEITGGSERREIKSSDNSANIEPNRGERDTLTEVKRFGMDPVDLSSKLIIDFKDEPQS; from the exons ATGTCCATTGAGTACACCATCGATATCCAGCTGACAGAGTTGGGATTTCCAGACATCCTGCCGACCTCAAACATCGAGACAGGATGCTGTAAACCCTTAAACTCCGCGCAAAGTCTGCAAGACGAGCAGGCTAACAGAGAGACCGCGCATGATGAGCCGTCGGAGCCCTCAGCCCATGATGTGACTGCTGGAGATGACACCACAGACCCTCCACAGCTGATCACGGAACAGGATaacaaaggaaagaaacatgGTGACACtgcacaggaggaggaggatgactcAGATGACAGCGACGTGTCAGAGATGTacgaggaagaagaggtggatGAGGATCATGAGGACGAGGAAGGACTCAACAATG ATCTGGGAGACTCCCGCTGCAGTGTCTGTGATCTCCAGCTGCCCTCCAAATTCAAGCTTCAGGACCACATGAATCTGCACACTGGAGCTCGCCCGTACTGCTGTGCTGAATGTGGAAAGCGCTTCTGCCAGAATTACAACTACCGAGTCCACCTGCGCACGCACGCCCAGATCAAACAGGATCGTCTCCGGTGCCGCGTctgtctgaaatgttttgtgtcacAGGACGATCTGACCAACCACCTGTCAAGAACTCACCTCGAGGATGAGTTTTATGAGTGTGACCTGTGCAAACGTGTGTTTACTAACCTGAAGGAGTGTGAATATCATGTGCAGTTACACAAAGATCTGATGTATATTGCATGTGATAAATGTGGCCGCAATTTCTCCTGTCAAAAATCCCTCATACGCCATCAGAAGAAGACGTGCTTCAACAGTTTTAAATGCACAGACTGCACAAAGATCTTCACTAACAAGAATGCTCTCCTGAAACACAGCTTCTCCCATCTCGGTTTGTTGCCTTACACCTGCATGCGATGCCACCGCCACTTCCGCCTGGCGAAACTGTACCGGCAACACAAATGTGAACCCCAGCGCATTCACTGCGTGGCGTGTCTGAGAGAGTTTCTCAGTCAGGAGGACTTCCAGCAGCACAAAAAAGACACCGGCTGCTGGGGCAATCAGGAGCCTAAAGGGGATGAGATCCGATGTTTAGAGTGTGGACAGAGATTTGTGACtacagaggagctgaagaaacATGCCGGGGCTCATCAGAGAGTGCTGAAATGCGCCGAATGTGGAAAGGGGTTCCGCTCGGCCTTGCTTTTAATGTCTCACATGGGCGGTCATGCAGGGAATGCCCCCTGCCTTTGTCAGAGCTGTGGACTGGGCTTTCCCCACCAGCAGAGCTACGACAGCCACCTGAAGACCTGTGGACAAACACCTCAGCCTGCA AGTGCACCCAAAAAACGTCCGGCCCCGAAGAGCTCTCCACCCGAGGCAAAAAGGCTCAAAGCAAATCCAGACTCAGCGACTCCAACAAACATAGTCACTAAGCCAGCTGCACCGGTGAATGATTCTAGTAGTCCAGGACCTGTGACAGAGGCTGAGTCTGCAGGTTCCAGTCCAGCAGATGGATTATGGAAGCTAACCCTCGACAAACAACCTCCTCCAGGTGTCAATCTTGTTTTATTGGTTCCCATCTGTCCGACTCAATCCAATGGCCTGACCCTCCCGTCTGCAGTCTCTCCGACACTACCAGGTTCAACTGTGCAGTTCCAGCCGCAACACCTCGGAGCAAATGCTGCTCTCGCAGCGCCACTCGATGCCCCCCTGGATTTGGTAACTGGGATCAAATGGGATCCAGAATACGATGCACCTCTGGATTTGTCTAGGAAGTGTAACTCATCAAAGTCTGCTGTGGGCGAcattcctcttcttcctgtgaAAAGTGAGCCAGAAGACTGTGAGATCACAGGAGGCTCTGAAAGACGGGAAATTAAAAGCAGTGACAACAGTGCAAATATTGAACCAAACCGAGGAGAGAGGGATACATTAACTGAAGTGAAGAGGTTTGGAATGGATCCAGTGGATCTCTCCTCTAAACTAATAATAGACTTTAAGGACGAGCCTCAGTCTTGA
- the znf576.2 gene encoding zinc finger protein 576.2, producing MDSEILNIEEIVMGRGLPDPPPEVPPEKPAEPYKPITLNGPPAPPVQPYQHENLQCFQCFITFCSAKAKERHMKKSHREEYKQQLQQGNTLFTCYVCDRTFLSSEELTQHQPTHSKDDKPFKCVHCKESFKTFSELTAHRRQVCPEKQLVCKDCNETFRSAGLLRTHRLTQHPRPDVETAEQPEDPAKTHRCKKCGQGFETESELIVHQESAEGQQCNGTASSNKKRGRPTKAEDVAAAEKKGKRKKKDEAEVSEEAVKVSSTAESAVAPPAEEKGKAVGAKRGRPSKAAANSETENKKSPEDDGQSPGKEKKAKADPVTSRQHPCPECDLMFPGLIQLRAHKKEKHTPRKAHPCEECEESFARPEQLEAHMSRAHAVGRFACQTCGKSFGRERTLKAHEKSHPEEKPENPSAKR from the exons ATGGACTCTGAGATTTTGAACATAGAGGAGATAGTGATGGGTCGGGGACTACCAGATCCACCTCCGGAAGTTCCTCCTGAAAAACCAGCAGAACCATACAAACCCATCACTTTGAATGGACCTCCTGCACCCCCTGTTCAGCCCT ACCAGCATGAAAATCTGCAGTGTTTCCAGTGCTTCATCACGTTCTGCAGTGCCAAAGCCAAGGAGAGGCATATGAAGAAGAGCCACCGGGAAGAGTATAAGCAACAGCTTCAGCAG GGAAACACACTGTTCACATGCTATGTGTGTGACCGCACATTTCTGTCATCTGAGGAACTGACACAGCACCAGCCAACACACAGCAAGGACGACAAGCCCTTCAAATGTGTCCACTGCAAGGAGAGCTTCAAAACCTTCTCTGAA CTCACAGCCCATAGAAGACAGGTGTGTCCAGAGAAACAGCTGGTTTGTAAAGATTGCAACGAAACCTTCCGGAGTGCTGGACTGCTGCGTACTCATCGCCTGACCCAGCATCCCCGCCCAGACGTAGAGACTGCAGAACAGCCGGAGGACCCTGCGAAAACCCACCGCTGTAAGAAGTGTGGTCAGGGATTTGAAACAGAATCAGAGCTGATAGTGCACCAGGAGTCAGCTGAAGGTCAGCAATGCAACGGCACCGCTTCATCCAACAAGAAACGCGGAAGGCCTACCAAAGCTGAAGATGTGGCAGCTGCTGAGAAAAAGGGAAAGCGGAAAAAGAAGGATGAGGCAGAAGTGTCTGAGGAGGCAGTGAAGGTTagcagcacagcagagtcgGCGGTAGCACCTCCGGCAGAGGAAAAGGGAAAAGCAGTCGGAGCAAAGCGGGGTCGCCCTTCTAAAGCTGCAGCAAattcagaaacagaaaacaagaagaGTCCCGAGGATGATGGTCAGTCTCCGGGAAAGGAGAAGAAAGCTAAAGCAGATCCTGTCACGTCCCGTCAGCACCCCTGTCCCGAGTGTGACCTCATGTTCCCCGGCCTGATTCAGCTTCGCGCTCACAAGAAGGAGAAACACACCCCGCGGAAAGCCCATCCCTGCGAGGAATGTGAAGAGAGCTTTGCCCGTCCAGAGCAGCTGGAAGCTCACATGTCACGTGCTCATGCTGTGGGCCGCTTCGCCTGTCAAACCTGTGGGAAGAGCTTTGGTCGTGAGCGCACCTTGAAAGCTCACGAGAAAAGCCACCCAGAGGAAAAGCCTGAAAACCCAAGTGCAAAGAGATAA